The Bradyrhizobium ottawaense genome window below encodes:
- the thiS gene encoding sulfur carrier protein ThiS has translation MRLIVNGEQREVTSGSVDALLSELDYEGTHFAIALNYDVVPKSRWAETALKAGDEIEIITPRQGG, from the coding sequence ATGCGTTTGATCGTCAACGGCGAGCAGCGCGAGGTGACTTCGGGAAGCGTCGATGCGCTGCTCTCGGAGCTCGACTACGAGGGCACGCATTTCGCGATCGCGCTCAACTACGACGTCGTGCCGAAAAGCCGCTGGGCCGAGACGGCACTGAAGGCCGGCGACGAGATCGAGATCATCACGCCGCGGCAGGGAGGGTGA
- a CDS encoding thiamine phosphate synthase codes for MPYPDRFYPVVDSLKWVERLTKLGVGTIQLRAKELNDADALQIVTDALGITKDTQAKLVVNDYWRAAVVAGAKYLHLGQEDLAEADLKSIREAGLSLGISTHDDAELETALKAKPDYVALGPIFFTTLKSMRFEPQGIPKITEWKKRIGSIPLVAIGGIKFEQAAEIFAAGADSIAVVSDVTQNADPDARVRQWLGLSAEAA; via the coding sequence ATGCCGTATCCTGATCGATTTTATCCCGTCGTCGACAGCCTCAAATGGGTCGAGCGGCTGACAAAGCTTGGCGTCGGCACCATCCAGCTGCGCGCCAAGGAGCTCAACGACGCCGACGCGCTGCAGATCGTCACCGACGCGCTGGGGATCACCAAGGACACGCAAGCCAAGCTGGTCGTGAACGACTATTGGCGCGCCGCCGTCGTCGCCGGCGCGAAGTACCTGCATCTCGGTCAGGAGGATCTGGCGGAAGCCGACCTCAAGTCCATCCGCGAGGCGGGCCTCTCGCTCGGCATCTCCACCCATGACGATGCCGAGCTTGAAACCGCACTCAAGGCAAAGCCCGACTACGTCGCGCTGGGCCCGATCTTCTTCACCACGCTCAAATCGATGCGTTTCGAGCCGCAGGGCATTCCGAAGATCACGGAGTGGAAGAAGCGCATCGGCAGCATTCCGCTGGTCGCGATCGGCGGCATCAAGTTCGAGCAAGCCGCGGAGATCTTTGCGGCGGGCGCGGATTCCATCGCGGTGGTCAGCGACGTCACGCAAAACGCTGACCCCGATGCCCGCGTGCGGCAGTGGCTCGGCCTGTCCGCGGAGGCTGCGTGA
- the thiC gene encoding phosphomethylpyrimidine synthase ThiC, with the protein MNIRSNPEKTIPAVTTGPLPSSRKIFASPDAAPDLRVPLREIILSEGAGEPNLPVYDTSGPYTDPSVTIDVNAGLARNRKAWVLERGGVEEYQGRQIKPEDNGSVSTDNAARAFSAYHQPLRGLDGHKITQLEFARAGIITKEMIYVAARENLGRKQQLERAEAALADGESFGASVPAFITPEFVRDEIARGRAIIPCNINHSELEPMIIGRNFLTKINANIGNSAVTSSVEEEVEKMVWAIRWGADTVMDLSTGRNIHTTREWILRNSPVPIGTVPIYQALEKCNGDPVALTWELYKDTLIEQCEQGVDYFTIHAGVRLSYIHLTASRVTGIVSRGGSIMAKWCLAHHKESFLYTHFDEICDLMRKYDVSFSLGDGLRPGSIADANDRAQFAELETLGELTKIAWDKGCQVMIEGPGHVPMHKIKINMDKQLKECGEAPFYTLGPLTTDIAPGYDHITSGIGAAMIGWFGCAMLCYVTPKEHLGLPDRNDVKTGVITYKIAAHASDLAKGHPAAQLRDDALSRARFDFRWSDQFNLGLDPDTAKNFHDETLPKEAHKVAHFCSMCGPKFCSMKITQDVRDYAATLNDPNSVGMSMAGTAEDGMAKMSAKFKEMGSSVYLDAEKVKESNRVL; encoded by the coding sequence ATGAACATCCGCTCCAACCCCGAAAAAACCATCCCCGCCGTCACCACCGGCCCCCTTCCCTCCTCGCGAAAGATCTTCGCCTCCCCCGACGCCGCGCCCGATCTGCGCGTGCCGCTGCGCGAGATCATCCTGTCCGAAGGCGCCGGCGAGCCGAACCTGCCGGTCTACGACACCTCCGGCCCCTACACCGATCCGAGCGTCACCATCGACGTCAACGCCGGCCTTGCCCGCAATCGCAAAGCCTGGGTGCTGGAGCGCGGCGGCGTCGAGGAATATCAGGGCCGGCAGATCAAGCCGGAGGACAACGGCAGCGTCTCCACCGACAACGCCGCGCGCGCCTTCTCGGCCTATCACCAGCCGCTGCGCGGCCTCGACGGCCACAAGATCACCCAGCTCGAATTCGCCCGCGCCGGCATCATCACCAAGGAGATGATCTACGTCGCCGCGCGCGAAAACCTCGGCCGCAAGCAGCAGCTCGAGCGCGCGGAAGCAGCCCTCGCCGACGGCGAAAGCTTCGGCGCCTCGGTGCCCGCCTTCATCACGCCGGAGTTCGTGCGCGACGAGATCGCGCGCGGCCGCGCCATCATCCCCTGCAACATCAACCACAGCGAGCTCGAGCCGATGATCATCGGCCGCAACTTCCTGACCAAGATCAACGCCAATATCGGCAACTCCGCCGTCACGTCGTCGGTCGAGGAAGAGGTCGAGAAGATGGTGTGGGCGATCCGCTGGGGCGCCGACACCGTGATGGACCTCTCGACGGGGCGCAACATCCACACCACGCGCGAGTGGATCTTGCGCAACTCGCCGGTGCCGATCGGCACCGTGCCGATTTACCAGGCGCTGGAGAAGTGCAACGGCGATCCGGTGGCCCTGACCTGGGAGCTCTACAAGGACACCTTGATCGAGCAGTGCGAGCAGGGCGTCGACTATTTCACCATCCACGCCGGCGTGCGCCTGTCCTACATCCATCTCACCGCGAGCCGCGTCACCGGCATCGTCTCGCGCGGCGGCTCGATCATGGCCAAGTGGTGCCTGGCGCATCACAAGGAGAGCTTCCTCTATACGCATTTCGACGAGATCTGCGACCTCATGCGCAAGTATGACGTCTCGTTCTCGCTCGGCGACGGCCTGCGCCCGGGCTCGATCGCGGACGCCAACGACCGCGCCCAATTTGCCGAGCTGGAGACGCTCGGCGAACTGACCAAGATCGCATGGGACAAGGGCTGCCAGGTCATGATCGAAGGCCCCGGCCACGTGCCGATGCACAAGATCAAGATCAACATGGACAAGCAGCTCAAGGAGTGCGGCGAAGCACCGTTCTACACCCTTGGACCGCTGACCACCGACATCGCGCCGGGCTACGACCACATCACCTCAGGGATCGGTGCCGCCATGATCGGCTGGTTCGGCTGCGCCATGCTCTGCTACGTCACGCCGAAGGAGCATCTCGGCCTGCCCGATCGTAACGACGTCAAGACCGGCGTCATCACCTACAAGATCGCAGCTCACGCCTCCGATCTCGCCAAGGGCCACCCGGCGGCGCAACTCCGCGACGACGCCCTCTCCCGCGCGAGGTTCGACTTCCGCTGGAGCGACCAGTTCAACCTCGGCCTCGATCCTGACACCGCCAAGAACTTCCACGACGAGACCCTGCCGAAGGAAGCCCACAAGGTCGCCCATTTCTGCTCGATGTGCGGGCCAAAGTTCTGCTCGATGAAGATCACGCAGGACGTGCGGGACTATGCGGCGACGCTGAATGATCCGAACTCGGTGGGCATGTCGATGGCCGGCACCGCCGAAGACGGCATGGCCAAGATGAGCGCGAAGTTCAAGGAGATGGGCAGCAGCGTTTATCTGGATGCGGAGAAGGTGAAGGAGAGTAATCGGGTGCTGTGA
- a CDS encoding thiazole synthase has product MVTFYGKTFASRLLIGSALYPSPAIMQEAIRASGSNIVTVSLRRESAGGKTGDAFWNLIRELDVTVLPNTAGCRSVREAVTTAKLARELFGTSWIKLEVIADNDTLQPDVVGLVEAASLLIKDGFEVFPYCTEDLSVANRLVDAGCKVVMPWAAPIGSAKGITNRDALKLMRERLPDITLVVDAGLGAPSHAAEALELGYDAVLLNTAIAKAADPVAMAKAFRLGCDAGRTAYEAGLMNARDFASPSTPVVGTPFWHAVS; this is encoded by the coding sequence ATGGTGACCTTCTACGGCAAGACTTTCGCCTCCCGCCTGCTGATCGGCAGCGCGCTCTACCCCTCGCCGGCGATCATGCAGGAAGCGATCCGCGCCTCCGGCTCGAACATCGTCACGGTGTCGCTGCGGCGCGAATCCGCCGGCGGCAAGACCGGGGACGCGTTCTGGAATCTGATCCGGGAGCTCGATGTCACGGTGCTGCCGAACACCGCGGGATGCCGCAGCGTGCGCGAGGCCGTGACCACGGCAAAGCTCGCCCGCGAATTGTTCGGCACGAGCTGGATCAAGCTCGAAGTCATCGCCGACAACGACACGCTGCAGCCCGATGTCGTTGGCCTCGTCGAAGCAGCAAGCCTCCTGATCAAGGACGGCTTTGAAGTGTTCCCCTATTGCACCGAGGATCTCTCGGTCGCCAACCGCCTGGTCGACGCCGGCTGCAAGGTGGTGATGCCGTGGGCGGCTCCCATCGGCAGCGCCAAGGGCATAACCAACCGCGATGCGCTAAAACTGATGCGCGAGCGCCTGCCCGATATCACGCTGGTGGTCGACGCCGGCCTCGGCGCTCCCAGCCACGCGGCCGAGGCGCTCGAGCTCGGCTATGACGCCGTGCTGCTCAACACCGCAATTGCAAAAGCCGCCGATCCCGTCGCGATGGCAAAAGCCTTCCGCCTCGGCTGTGATGCCGGCCGCACCGCTTATGAAGCCGGGCTGATGAACGCCCGCGACTTCGCCTCCCCCTCCACCCCTGTCGTTGGGACTCCGTTCTGGCATGCCGTATCCTGA
- a CDS encoding glutathione S-transferase family protein: MPPTITAFESSPDRGRGQARDMRVRWALEPYDVRLVSFAAMKQPAHLALHPFGQIPTYEDDDLTLFESGAIVLHIAERDDGLLPKDANARARAIAWMFAALSTVEPPIVELTMAMLFERDRSWYAERLPMLEERVRTRLGELSRHISGADWLDGAFSAGDLVMVTVLRRLNTSGLLDEYPDIAAYVARGEARPAFRRAFDAQLAVFKAASQS; the protein is encoded by the coding sequence ATGCCCCCCACCATCACTGCCTTCGAAAGCTCCCCCGACCGCGGCCGGGGCCAAGCGCGCGACATGCGGGTTCGCTGGGCGCTGGAGCCCTACGACGTCCGCCTCGTCTCGTTCGCGGCGATGAAGCAGCCGGCGCATCTTGCGCTGCATCCGTTCGGGCAGATCCCAACCTATGAGGACGACGACCTCACTCTGTTCGAGTCGGGCGCGATCGTGCTGCATATCGCCGAGCGCGACGACGGGTTGCTGCCGAAGGATGCCAATGCCCGCGCCCGCGCGATCGCGTGGATGTTCGCCGCGCTGAGCACGGTGGAGCCGCCGATCGTCGAGCTCACCATGGCCATGCTGTTCGAGCGCGACAGGAGCTGGTACGCGGAGCGGCTGCCTATGCTCGAGGAGCGCGTCCGTACCAGGCTCGGCGAACTGTCCCGCCACATCAGTGGTGCCGACTGGCTCGATGGCGCCTTCAGCGCCGGCGATCTCGTGATGGTGACGGTGCTGCGGCGGCTGAACACATCCGGCCTGCTGGACGAATATCCTGACATCGCCGCCTATGTCGCGCGCGGTGAAGCGCGGCCGGCGTTCCGGCGCGCGTTCGACGCGCAGCTGGCGGTGTTCAAGGCTGCATCACAGTCGTAG
- a CDS encoding mismatch-specific DNA-glycosylase: protein MSNAPPHRLPDQLRPNLRLVFVGTAASTRSAAVGHYYAHPGNRFWRAIHEAGITPRRYQPSEFASLIALGIGFTDLSKSGAGMDHQIAAETIDVSGFRAKMDKYRPRTIAFTSKKAASLFYGRASAAISLGRQPRDASLPEIFVLPSPSGAASGSWTLEPWRELAAWIGREVS, encoded by the coding sequence GTGTCGAACGCACCCCCCCACCGCCTCCCCGACCAACTCCGCCCCAACCTCCGTCTCGTCTTCGTCGGCACCGCCGCCTCGACGCGCTCGGCCGCGGTCGGGCACTACTACGCCCATCCCGGCAACCGCTTCTGGCGCGCGATCCATGAGGCCGGGATCACGCCGCGGCGGTATCAGCCAAGCGAGTTCGCATCGCTGATCGCGCTCGGCATCGGCTTCACCGATCTCTCCAAGTCGGGCGCCGGGATGGATCACCAGATCGCGGCGGAGACGATCGACGTATCAGGCTTCAGGGCGAAGATGGACAAGTATCGGCCGCGGACGATTGCGTTCACCAGCAAGAAGGCGGCGAGCTTGTTTTACGGCAGGGCATCGGCTGCGATTTCGCTGGGGCGGCAGCCGCGCGATGCAAGCTTGCCGGAGATTTTTGTGCTGCCCTCGCCGTCCGGTGCTGCGTCGGGGAGTTGGACTCTGGAGCCGTGGCGCGAGTTGGCGGCGTGGATTGGTCGTGAGGTGAGCTGA